Proteins encoded by one window of Branchiostoma floridae strain S238N-H82 chromosome 6, Bfl_VNyyK, whole genome shotgun sequence:
- the LOC118418647 gene encoding uncharacterized protein LOC118418647, producing MAKVAVLLLFLVVTMAMLEDTSAGRRGNGRRRGGRKPLECASDLKDRQKWRKLGGAVMKSAHLKALAQAKLADTEVTCPVANSSVIATWPNLNERATAPWDYVIDHDPNRFPSSK from the exons ATGGCAAAG GTAGCCGTACTCCTGTTGTTCCTGGTTGTTACCATGGCGATGTTGGAGGACACGTCTGCAGGACGAAGAGGAAACGGTAGGCGGCGAGGCGGCAGAAAACCGCTAGAGTGCGCTTCTGACCTGAAGGACAGGCAGAAGTGGCGGAAGCTGGGCGGAGCTGTTATGAAGTCCGCTCACCTGAAGGCGCTGGCACAGGCTAAGCTAGCGGACACGGAGGTCACCTGCCCCGTGGCCAACTCCAGTGTTATAGCGACGTGGCCAAACCTGAACGAACGGGCAACTGCGCCATGGGACTATGTCATAGACCACGATCCGAACAGGTTTCCATCTAGTAAGTAA
- the LOC118418595 gene encoding interleukin-17C-like, whose translation MKIYAVITVAVLLLALVSAIDGQKRRSKDRRREGGDKERRRQSKNKGNELETDQCEDISDKQKQRKLRGARKAYERTAPIVLAEQLKKDAGRRRRNAEMACPESEAPHDGDISQRAISPWAWELDVDVNRYPTEIAKAKCLCTAGCLVNGKLDFNYASEPIVTQMKVLRRTKCDRKGKWRYEVQWEDVPVGCTCASPKS comes from the exons ATGAAGATATACGCTGTG ATCACAGTCGCCGTGCTGCTTCTGGCTCTGGTCAGCGCCATCGATGGACAGAAGAGAAGATCAAAGGACAGACGACGGGAGGGTGGGGACAAGGAGAGAAGGAGGCAGAGCAAAAATAAAGGAAACGAGTTGGAGACAGATCAATGTGAAGATATCTCTGACAAACAGAAACAGAG GAAGTTGCGGGGAGCCCGTAAAGCGTACGAGCGGACCGCGCCCATCGTGCTGGCGGAGCAGCTGAAGAAGGACGCGGGGAGGAGGCGGAGGAACGCGGAGATGGCGTGTCCGGAGTCCGAGGCGCCGCATGACGGGGACATCAGTCAGCGGGCCATCAGTCCATGGGCGTGGGAGCTGGATGTAGACGTCAACCGGTATCCTACAG AAATCGCCAAAGCCAAGTGTCTGTGCACCGCCGGCTGCCTGGTGAACGGCAAACTGGACTTCAACTACGCGTCCGAGCCCATCGTCACACAGATGAAGGTTCTGCGCAGGACCAAGTGTGACAGGAAGGGCAAGTGGCGCTACGAAGTCCAGTGGGAGGACGTCCCTGTCGGCTGCACATGCGCCAGCCCCAAGAGCTAA
- the LOC118417268 gene encoding NAD-dependent protein deacylase sirtuin-5, mitochondrial-like isoform X3, with the protein MQRVVRRVFVQSSSLFRTVVGGGRGVNMAEGQRARPSSDLAAFRELFAAARNIVVLSGAGISAESGVPTFRGAGGFWRTWQAQDLATPEAFRANPSLVWEFYHYRREVMLTKLPNAGHMAIAECEQRLAKQGRSLVVITQNIDELHKRAGSKNIIELHGCLFNTRCTRCGHVEENRKSPIVLSLAGKGAPDPDAQDARIPEEDLPRCDHGGCGGLLRPHVVWFGESLDPDVLSRTDRELDKCDLCLVVGTSSVVYPAAMYAPMWG; encoded by the exons ATGCAGCGCGTTGTTAGAAGGGTTTTTGTACAGTCCAGTTCCTTGTTCCGTAccgtggtgggaggggggcgtggtgTCAACATGGCAGAGGGACAGAGAGCGAGACCCAGCTCGGACTTGGCGGCGTTCAGAGAACTGTTTGCCGCTGCCAGGAACATCGTGGTGCTGTCAGGAGCCGGCATCAGCGCGGAGAGCGGCGTGCCGACCTTCAGGGGAGCTGGGGGGTTCTGGAGGACATGGCAAGCACAG GACCTGGCCACGCCAGAGGCGTTCCGTGCTAACCCGTCGCTGGTGTGGGAGTTCTACCACTACAGGAGGGAGGTCATGCTCACCAAACTGCCCAATGCCGGACACATGGCCATCGCAGAGTGTGAGCAGCGACTGGCCAAGCAGGGCCGCAGCCTCGTGGTCATCACACAGAACATAGATGAGCTGCACAAGAGGGCTGGGTCAAAAAACATCATAGAACTGCATG GTTGCCTGTTCAACACCCGATGTACGCGGTGCGGCCATGTTGAAGAGAACAGGAAGAGCCCCATTGTTCTGTCACTGGCTGGGAAGGG TGCCCCTGACCCTGATGCCCAGGATGCCAGGATACCTGAGGAAGATCTGCCCAG ATGTGACCATGGTGGCTGTGGTGGTCTTCTCCGGCCACATGTGGTGTGGTTTGGGGAGTCTCTGGACCCTGACGTTCTGTCCAGGACTGACCGGGAGCTggacaagtgtgacctgtgtctCGTG GTTGGGACGTCCTCAGTGGTGTACCCAGCAGCTATGTACGCTCCCATGTGGGggtaa
- the LOC118417268 gene encoding NAD-dependent protein deacylase sirtuin-5, mitochondrial-like isoform X2 — protein MQRVVRRVFVQSSSLFRTVVGGGRGVNMAEGQRARPSSDLAAFRELFAAARNIVVLSGAGISAESGVPTFRGAGGFWRTWQAQDLATPEAFRANPSLVWEFYHYRREVMLTKLPNAGHMAIAECEQRLAKQGRSLVVITQNIDELHKRAGSKNIIELHGCLFNTRCTRCGHVEENRKSPIVLSLAGKGAPDPDAQDARIPEEDLPRCDHGGCGGLLRPHVVWFGESLDPDVLSRTDRELDKCDLCLVVGTSSVVYPAAMYPPMCG, from the exons ATGCAGCGCGTTGTTAGAAGGGTTTTTGTACAGTCCAGTTCCTTGTTCCGTAccgtggtgggaggggggcgtggtgTCAACATGGCAGAGGGACAGAGAGCGAGACCCAGCTCGGACTTGGCGGCGTTCAGAGAACTGTTTGCCGCTGCCAGGAACATCGTGGTGCTGTCAGGAGCCGGCATCAGCGCGGAGAGCGGCGTGCCGACCTTCAGGGGAGCTGGGGGGTTCTGGAGGACATGGCAAGCACAG GACCTGGCCACGCCAGAGGCGTTCCGTGCTAACCCGTCGCTGGTGTGGGAGTTCTACCACTACAGGAGGGAGGTCATGCTCACCAAACTGCCCAATGCCGGACACATGGCCATCGCAGAGTGTGAGCAGCGACTGGCCAAGCAGGGCCGCAGCCTCGTGGTCATCACACAGAACATAGATGAGCTGCACAAGAGGGCTGGGTCAAAAAACATCATAGAACTGCATG GTTGCCTGTTCAACACCCGATGTACGCGGTGCGGCCATGTTGAAGAGAACAGGAAGAGCCCCATTGTTCTGTCACTGGCTGGGAAGGG TGCCCCTGACCCTGATGCCCAGGATGCCAGGATACCTGAGGAAGATCTGCCCAG ATGTGACCATGGTGGCTGTGGTGGTCTTCTCCGGCCACATGTGGTGTGGTTTGGGGAGTCTCTGGACCCTGACGTTCTGTCCAGGACTGACCGGGAGCTggacaagtgtgacctgtgtctCGTG GTTGGGACGTCCTCAGTGGTGTACCCAGCAGCTATGTACCCTCCCATGTGTGggtaa
- the LOC118417269 gene encoding schlafen-like protein 1, with the protein MAQFCTPVNLNKPKYVMTPLGSPTVELDWKDGTYDDVQELPEHYYYLDVLEVRESRNVEFKKAGGRYIYDILPQHIDKYGSAFLNGEGGTLYLGVLDNGTVNGIRLNYREEDHVVRTVYNAFGNFLPEVSPSMINVRFVPVHEPRGRPMPKLKVVEISVKGGPIQELYETGSHKVYIKRDGSVEEQNPLQIRDLVISRYKMSLQKRQQESQK; encoded by the exons ATGGCACAGTTCTGTACACCCGTCAACCTGAACAAGCCCAAATACGTCATGACTCCGCTGGGCTCCCCAACTGTGGAGCTGGACTGGAAGGATGGGACCTATGATGATGTACAGGAGCT GCCGGAGCATTACTACTACCTGGATGTGCTGGAAGTACGAGAGTCCAGGAACGTAGAGTTCAAGAAAGCTGGCGGGCGCTACATTTACGATATTCTACCACAACATATCGACAAATATGGCAGTGCCTTTCTGAATGGGGAGGGAGGAACCCTTTATTTGGGCGTTCTGGACAATG GCACAGTCAACGGTATCAGGCTGAACTACAGGGAAGAGGACCATGTGGTGAGAACAGTCTACAACGCGTTTGGGAACTTCCTGCCAGAAGTCTCTCCCAGTATGATCAA TGTCCGGTTTGTTCCAGTCCATGAGCCCAGAGGTCGACCTATGCCCAAACTCAAGGTTGTGGAGATCTCAGTCAAGGGAGGGCCGATCCAGGAGCTATATGAAACTGGGAGTCATAAG GTATACATCAAGAGAGATGGGAGTGTGGAGGAACAGAACCCACTACAGATCAGGGACCTGGTCATCTCCAGGTACAAGATG AGTCTGCAGAAGAGACAGCAGGAGTCCCAGAAGTAG
- the LOC118417268 gene encoding NAD-dependent protein deacylase sirtuin-5, mitochondrial-like isoform X1, producing the protein MQRVVRRVFVQSSSLFRTVVGGGRGVNMAEGQRARPSSDLAAFRELFAAARNIVVLSGAGISAESGVPTFRGAGGFWRTWQAQDLATPEAFRANPSLVWEFYHYRREVMLTKLPNAGHMAIAECEQRLAKQGRSLVVITQNIDELHKRAGSKNIIELHGCLFNTRCTRCGHVEENRKSPIVLSLAGKGAPDPDAQDARIPEEDLPRCDHGGCGGLLRPHVVWFGESLDPDVLSRTDRELDKCDLCLVVGTSSVVYPAAMYAPMLASRGIPVAEFNIEETPATHQLGFHFHGPSGEWLPKALAPHHTETTP; encoded by the exons ATGCAGCGCGTTGTTAGAAGGGTTTTTGTACAGTCCAGTTCCTTGTTCCGTAccgtggtgggaggggggcgtggtgTCAACATGGCAGAGGGACAGAGAGCGAGACCCAGCTCGGACTTGGCGGCGTTCAGAGAACTGTTTGCCGCTGCCAGGAACATCGTGGTGCTGTCAGGAGCCGGCATCAGCGCGGAGAGCGGCGTGCCGACCTTCAGGGGAGCTGGGGGGTTCTGGAGGACATGGCAAGCACAG GACCTGGCCACGCCAGAGGCGTTCCGTGCTAACCCGTCGCTGGTGTGGGAGTTCTACCACTACAGGAGGGAGGTCATGCTCACCAAACTGCCCAATGCCGGACACATGGCCATCGCAGAGTGTGAGCAGCGACTGGCCAAGCAGGGCCGCAGCCTCGTGGTCATCACACAGAACATAGATGAGCTGCACAAGAGGGCTGGGTCAAAAAACATCATAGAACTGCATG GTTGCCTGTTCAACACCCGATGTACGCGGTGCGGCCATGTTGAAGAGAACAGGAAGAGCCCCATTGTTCTGTCACTGGCTGGGAAGGG TGCCCCTGACCCTGATGCCCAGGATGCCAGGATACCTGAGGAAGATCTGCCCAG ATGTGACCATGGTGGCTGTGGTGGTCTTCTCCGGCCACATGTGGTGTGGTTTGGGGAGTCTCTGGACCCTGACGTTCTGTCCAGGACTGACCGGGAGCTggacaagtgtgacctgtgtctCGTG GTTGGGACGTCCTCAGTGGTGTACCCAGCAGCTATGTACGCTCCCATGCTGGCCAGCAGAGGAATCCCTGTGGCAGAGTTCAACATAGAGGAGACCCCAGCTACACACCAGCTCGG GTTCCATTTCCATGGTCCATCAGGAGAGTGGCTACCCAAGGCACTGGCACCCCACCACACAGAAACCACTCCCTAG